From a single Epinephelus fuscoguttatus linkage group LG18, E.fuscoguttatus.final_Chr_v1 genomic region:
- the ccnb1 gene encoding G2/mitotic-specific cyclin-B1 has product MALRVTRNRLASTRSDLGGKACSVTGPTKPRAALGEIGNIAVNKEVQKKNIKTEATKKTRATTQVEKATVVEKPKSENVAPVKPEPEVQVIPEPASPTPMETSGCAPTDLCQAFSDVMLHTAVRDVDADDYDNPMLCSEYVKDIYKYLRQLEVEQNVRPTYLQGQEVTGNMRAILIDWLVQVSLKFRLLQETMYMTVGIIDRFLQDHPVPKKQLQLVGVTAMFLASKYEEMYPPEISDFAYVTDRAYTTAQIRDMEMTILRVLKFKLGRPLPLQFLRRASKIYEVTAEQHTLAKYLLELTMVDYEMVHFPPSMMASAALALTLKVLDAGEWDVTLQHYMDYTAESLIPVMAHIAKNVVKVNDGLTKHMAIKGKYSTSKQMRIATISQLKSSILKDLAKQLTQ; this is encoded by the exons ATGGCTCTCCGAGTAACCAGA AACCGCTTGGCCTCTACCAGGAGTGACCTCGGTGGAAAGGCCTGCTCGGTCACAGGGCCCACCAAGCCTCGAGCTGCGCTGGGAGAAATCGGAAACATCGCAGTCAACAAAGAAGTACAGAAAAAG AACATCAAGACAGAGGCCACCAAGAAGACCAGAGCCACCACACAAGTTGAAAAAGCAACAGTTGTTGAAAAACCAAAGTCAGAAAATGTTGCTCCCGTTAAACCAGAGCCTGAGGTGCAG GTTATCCCTGAACCAGCATCCCCCACTCCAATGGAGACCTCTGGCTGTGCGCCCACTGACCTCTGCCAAGCCTTTTCTGATGTCATGCTCCACACTGCTGTCAGGGATGTGGATGCAGATGACTATGACAACCCCATGCTCTGCAGCGAGTATGTGAAGGACATCTACAAGTATCTCCGACAGCTTGAG GTTGAGCAGAACGTCAGACCCACATATCTGCAGGGTCAGGAGGTGACTGGCAACATGCGAGCCATTCTCATTGACTGGCTCGTGCAAGTGAGCCTCAAGTTCCGCCTGCTGCAGGAGACCATGTACATGACCGTGGGAATCATTGACCGCTTCCTTCAG GACCACCCTGTCCCCAagaagcagctgcagctggTCGGCGTGACCGCCATGTTCCTTGCTTCCAAATACGAGGAGATGTATCCTCCAGAGATCTCAGACTTCGCCTACGTGACGGACCGGGCCTACACCACCGCCCAGATCAGAGACATGGAGATGACAATCCTCCGGGTGCTCAAGTTCAAACTAGGCCGCCCTCTTCCCCTGCAGTTCCTCAGAAGGGCCTCAAAGATTTATGAG GTAACGGCTGAGCAACACACTCTGGCAAAATACCTCCTGGAGCTCACCATGGTTGACTATGAGATGGTTCACTTCCCACCTTCCATGATGGCGAGTGCTGCTTTGGCTCTGACCCTCAAAGTCTTGGATGCTGGCGAATGG GATGTGACACTGCAGCACTACATGGACTACACAGCAGAGAGTTTGATTCCTGTGATGGCACACATTGCCAAGAATGTTGTGAAGGTGAACGACGGACTGACAAAGCACATG GCCATTAAAGGCAAATACTCCACTTCCAAGCAGATGAGGATCGCCACCATTTCGCAGCTCAAGTCTTCAATCCTAAAGGATCTTGCGAAGCAGCTCACACAGTGA